The genomic window AACAAAAACAGAATTATCTGAAACTCCAATCGCGCAAAGCGAGCCGGTGGTAAGTCAAGAAACGATTTCTCATTTTTCTCCGAGCGATGAAGTGAAAAAACAAGAAGAGAAAAAAATCGACAACGACGAGCAAATGCGTAAGGCGAGAGAAAGAGTAATTCAATTAAAAGATTTGAGCTTTAAAGTGAAAACAGCAAAGGACATTGCAGAATTGGAACATGAACCGGCTTACAAAAGAAGAAATGTAACCTTGGATAGCACGCCTCACTCTTCTGAATCGCCTATTTCGAGATACACTTTGACAGAAACAGAAGATAAAAAAGTGGAAATAAAACCGAATAATTCTTTTCTTCACGACAATGTGGATTAACAAAAAATAATTTTTTAAAAAATAAAACCATGGCACTCGAAGAAAAAATAAATGCCGATATAAAAGCGGCAATGCTTGCGAAAGACGCTAAGAAATTAGAAGCGTTACGCGCCATTAAATCTGCCATTTTGTTATTGAAAACATCTCCTGAAGGACTTTCGGAAACAACCGAATCGAAAGCACTTCAGAAGATGGTGAAACAACGAAAAGAAACTGCCGAAATATATATTGAGCAAGGCAGAAAAGAATTGGCAGACGTAGAAATTTTTCAAGCAGAAGTGATCGAAAATTACCTTCCGAAACAAATGAGTGAAGCGGATATTCGAAAAGAATTAGTTGCGATTATTGCCGCTTCCGGAGCTACTTCGGTAGCGGATTTGGGTAAAGTAATGGGACTTGCCACCAAGCAATTGGTGGGCAAAGCAGACGGAAAAATTATTTCCACGCTGGTGCGCGAATTGCTAACAAAATAAAATTGTGTTTGTTTGTGTTTTGAAACGGGCAACGTGAAAACGTTGCCCGTTCTCATTATAAGCATTTGAAAAATTATTTTTTCAAACCACTTTTATTAACCGTTTTTTTTGATTAAAAAATTATTTTTCTGGATCGCAAGGAGGCGAAAGAATTGTTTTTCCATCTTCGTATTTGAAAAAAGTTCTTTTCAAATGAATGGTTGAAATAGGGGCTACTACCATCGGAATTTTTTCTACGCGTGTTTCGCTGGTATCTAAACCAAAGGCTTCGTCATCGGCAAGAGCCAGTTTTTTAATGGCGAAATAACTGTTCAAAATAAAGCCATCTCGTATGGAAAATTCATTGTCGTATGATAAAAATTTTTCCAATAAAACAAATTTAAAATCAGCAGCTAAATGGTGTTTGTTTAAGGATGGATAGCGGCTCAAAATATCCAATTCTTTATTTGCCACCATTTCTTCCACTGCTTTACGGAACATCACATTGATGCGCGGTTGCACACGGAAACCCAAACGAAATTCGACGCGAATGACTTTGTCATTTTTTAATTCTTCTACGCTGTATTCCATCGTATATGGCTCATCTGTACGTTCCAAATGCACAAACCAATAAATATCGGCACGCTTTGGTTGGCGACTGAAAATGGAATAAATAATTTTTTGTTCCACATGCGTTGGGTCATTCGCTTTGGTCAAATAAATTAAATGTGTCGAAAATTTAGAAATGGTAGTGTCCTTGCTTAAGTCGTCTAACAAAGGAATGTAATCTTTCAAATCAATAAAATTTAAAAAGCGATTGTTGATTTTTCGAGCACTGTGCCAAATGTACATCGTGAAAATAAGTCCAATTTCAAACACCAAGAAAAATAATCTTTTCAATAATTTAACGGCATTTGCCACAAAAAAAGAAAATTCGACCGTTACAAAAACACTCACTATCATAATTACTAACCAACGCGGCAATTTCTTCACATCTTTTAGAAAATGATACATCAACAATGTAGTCATCAGCATAGCGATGGTAA from Bacteroidia bacterium includes these protein-coding regions:
- a CDS encoding GatB/YqeY domain-containing protein — encoded protein: MALEEKINADIKAAMLAKDAKKLEALRAIKSAILLLKTSPEGLSETTESKALQKMVKQRKETAEIYIEQGRKELADVEIFQAEVIENYLPKQMSEADIRKELVAIIAASGATSVADLGKVMGLATKQLVGKADGKIISTLVRELLTK
- a CDS encoding KUP/HAK/KT family potassium transporter, which encodes TIAMLMTTLLMYHFLKDVKKLPRWLVIMIVSVFVTVEFSFFVANAVKLLKRLFFLVFEIGLIFTMYIWHSARKINNRFLNFIDLKDYIPLLDDLSKDTTISKFSTHLIYLTKANDPTHVEQKIIYSIFSRQPKRADIYWFVHLERTDEPYTMEYSVEELKNDKVIRVEFRLGFRVQPRINVMFRKAVEEMVANKELDILSRYPSLNKHHLAADFKFVLLEKFLSYDNEFSIRDGFILNSYFAIKKLALADDEAFGLDTSETRVEKIPMVVAPISTIHLKRTFFKYEDGKTILSPPCDPEK